A genomic window from Fibrobacterota bacterium includes:
- a CDS encoding NAD(P)-dependent oxidoreductase has protein sequence MKTVCITGAAGNLGSLTALHLHRNTDANLRLLIHRKPFPVSLPADGRTKICPVDLGDAATLDAALEGVEEIVHYAGVLFQARPEKFLPRTNLQYFANLLEAAKRQGVKRTHLVSFPHVEGPTSPQHPSTDRLDGNPVSMHAITRLEEEKLLLATFPDSVVLRVGMVYGRGILMPDAARWFARHHLLGVWRRSTGIHLISKDDFLEAVANAVSNDQAKGIYNLGDEGVQTLQEYLDFACDAWGCSRPWRMPESVILCAAVLFEAASTIFGVKSPLTRDFVKIGMVPYYGDTTRMRAELLPTLKYPTMREGRGTF, from the coding sequence ATGAAAACGGTTTGCATCACCGGCGCGGCCGGCAACCTGGGCAGCCTCACGGCTTTGCACCTGCACAGGAATACGGACGCGAACCTTCGCCTGCTGATCCATCGCAAGCCATTCCCCGTTTCCCTGCCCGCCGATGGGCGCACCAAAATCTGTCCCGTGGATCTGGGCGACGCGGCCACCTTGGATGCGGCTCTGGAAGGGGTGGAGGAGATCGTGCACTACGCCGGGGTGTTGTTCCAGGCGCGTCCGGAAAAGTTCCTGCCCCGCACCAACCTCCAATATTTCGCGAACCTTCTGGAAGCGGCCAAGCGCCAAGGCGTGAAACGAACCCACCTGGTCAGCTTCCCCCACGTGGAAGGGCCCACGTCCCCCCAACACCCCTCCACCGATCGCTTGGACGGAAATCCGGTGTCCATGCACGCCATCACCAGGCTGGAAGAGGAGAAACTCCTCCTGGCGACATTTCCCGACAGCGTGGTGCTGCGCGTGGGCATGGTGTACGGCCGGGGCATCCTGATGCCGGACGCCGCCCGCTGGTTTGCCCGCCACCATCTGCTGGGTGTGTGGAGGCGATCAACAGGCATCCATCTGATCTCCAAGGACGACTTCCTGGAGGCGGTGGCCAACGCCGTTTCCAACGACCAAGCCAAAGGCATCTACAACCTCGGCGACGAAGGCGTGCAGACGCTCCAGGAGTATCTGGACTTCGCGTGCGACGCTTGGGGATGCTCTCGCCCCTGGCGTATGCCGGAAAGTGTCATCCTTTGCGCCGCAGTGCTTTTCGAGGCCGCATCGACGATCTTCGGAGTCAAATCCCCCTTGACCCGCGACTTCGTCAAGATCGGGATGGTCCCCTACTACGGCGACACCACCCGCATGCGCGCGGAACTTCTGCCCACCCTCAAGTACCCCACCATGCGCGAGGGCCGCGGGACGTTCTGA
- a CDS encoding helix-turn-helix transcriptional regulator, which yields MTRKLSGLELEARRATLRQNLRDGTLSLGESVREMRKLTGLTQKDYAERVAKVFPRVLMDIERGKANPTLETLERIAKPWGWKIGFIPPPEGSP from the coding sequence ATGACTCGCAAGCTTTCCGGCTTGGAGCTGGAGGCCCGACGCGCCACGCTCCGTCAGAATCTGCGCGACGGCACGCTGAGCCTCGGGGAGTCCGTGCGGGAAATGCGGAAATTGACCGGCCTCACCCAGAAGGACTATGCCGAGCGCGTGGCCAAGGTGTTTCCGCGCGTCCTGATGGACATCGAACGCGGCAAGGCCAACCCCACCCTGGAAACCCTGGAGCGCATCGCCAAGCCCTGGGGCTGGAAGATCGGATTCATCCCCCCTCCCGAAGGCTCCCCATGA
- a CDS encoding type II toxin-antitoxin system HipA family toxin translates to MECLIETHTPSGWKRIGSWMPDPGSIDRGIAGGGRWSYDVDWVVEHFDEPWEAVSLALPLGFDSVRLAHWPSFLVDLLPSGMGRDQWRALLALHNGPAADWPLLQHAGRAPVGRLRLAHAHQWTPDAVRGFSREEVLGHGGQFLEFMRESQATDFSVRNDSPYSAADTQGAAPKYLLTQDRNGLWWAEGTLPDDRCQKFWLVKFPRGRNQIDRTILRAERAGLEIARAWGLDCAEGSTWERDCLFVPRFDRIVEAAGVRRLGLESLCSAMGVAEYGVKFRHTEICNAIARFSTDPASDLLEYLARDVLNLALGNTDNHARNTSFLKNGRSIRLSPLYDVAPMEMDPEGILRATRWDGESHLRPDWNLVADTLAAWIDRHRILQRMESLAASVRELPVTTLRTEMPPEVIAHCALRWSRLAVDLESAT, encoded by the coding sequence ATGGAGTGCCTCATCGAAACCCACACCCCAAGCGGGTGGAAACGCATCGGGAGCTGGATGCCGGATCCAGGCTCCATCGACCGCGGCATCGCTGGCGGTGGCCGCTGGTCGTACGATGTCGATTGGGTCGTTGAGCATTTCGACGAGCCCTGGGAAGCGGTTTCGCTGGCCTTGCCGCTGGGATTCGATTCCGTTCGGCTGGCCCATTGGCCATCGTTTCTGGTGGACCTGCTCCCTTCCGGGATGGGTCGCGACCAGTGGCGAGCCCTGTTGGCTCTGCACAACGGCCCTGCCGCCGATTGGCCTCTTTTGCAGCACGCCGGCCGCGCTCCTGTGGGCCGCTTGCGCCTTGCCCATGCGCACCAGTGGACTCCCGACGCGGTCAGGGGATTTTCCAGGGAGGAAGTCCTGGGCCACGGCGGACAATTTCTGGAATTCATGCGCGAGTCCCAGGCGACCGACTTCTCGGTGCGAAACGACTCGCCCTATTCCGCCGCCGATACCCAAGGCGCCGCCCCCAAATACCTGCTGACCCAGGACAGGAACGGACTCTGGTGGGCGGAGGGAACCCTTCCGGACGATCGGTGCCAAAAATTCTGGCTGGTGAAGTTTCCTCGGGGCCGAAACCAAATCGATCGAACGATCCTTCGCGCGGAGCGCGCCGGCCTGGAAATCGCCCGTGCCTGGGGCCTGGACTGCGCGGAGGGATCCACCTGGGAACGCGATTGCCTCTTCGTGCCACGCTTCGACCGGATCGTCGAGGCCGCAGGAGTGCGACGGCTGGGATTGGAGTCGCTGTGCTCGGCGATGGGCGTCGCCGAATATGGCGTCAAATTCCGTCATACCGAGATATGCAACGCCATCGCGCGCTTCTCCACCGATCCCGCATCGGACCTTCTGGAATACCTCGCCCGCGACGTCCTGAACCTCGCATTGGGAAACACGGACAACCACGCCCGCAACACCTCGTTTCTGAAGAACGGGCGTTCGATCCGATTGTCGCCCCTCTACGACGTCGCCCCCATGGAGATGGATCCGGAAGGGATCCTTCGCGCCACGCGCTGGGACGGGGAGAGCCATCTGCGCCCGGATTGGAACCTGGTCGCGGACACCCTTGCGGCCTGGATCGATCGCCATCGGATCCTCCAGCGGATGGAAAGCCTCGCCGCTTCCGTGCGCGAACTCCCGGTCACCACGCTTCGCACCGAAATGCCGCCCGAGGTGATCGCCCATTGCGCCCTTCGATGGAGCCGGCTCGCCGTGGACCTGGAGTCCGCCACATGA
- a CDS encoding PAS domain S-box protein, whose product MQTSLTRTNRVKFFSERPEAIRRLILLLYALVGPPFLLVMHVLAKADPLHDVLVVSVFVLVTTGALWVFLRRRPSTWDWIYPVSLSPTVCCCLAFMGSHQQGIAFLVVMIAPMIWAAALFPARVAVVGWCAAFAGIFLASLHTSESYGVSSANALVFGIVCALVAWVVFMKASHLRSVIAKQEEVEQRLRASEESYRNQFTHNSSIMLLIDTQSGAILDANDRAQAFYGYSHEVFVSLNLRQINTMSPDEIRAVMESVPAESGRRFETTHRVSDGTTRSVEVSSSRIQYDGRIAFHAIVTDITALKKTTDRLVSNEENFRTFFNSVEDLIFVADPSGIISFTNDAVVTKLGYSAQELKGMHVLDVRPKELRQEAEVVFAEVFKKSRGSCALPLCRKNGSWLPVETRVWFGEWDGKACVFSISKDVSKELESQKRVNQIFQTNPAFMAISTIPDRIFIDVNQAFLDVMGYQRDEILGRSAKELGLFVDPEEKAEDGWEPLPTGNHRNLEIKVRAKDGRILYGLFSSQIIESSGQQFFLTVMVDITARKQAEKTLESTVAALNESTATAQSLADQALISSRAKGEFLATMSHEIRTPMNGVIGMTHLLLQTDLTAEQARLAQMLRQSGDALVEIIDDILDYSKIESGKFRLESLDFDLESLMEGFADSLSFRAAEKNLCWTCLVANEVPLALRGDPGRLRQILTNLAGNAMKFTSLGEVAVAVSVCEETPEDVLLRFSVRDTGIGIPADKIDLLFDKFTQVDSSTSRKFGGTGLGLAISKQLATMMGGDIGVKSVEGRGSTFWFTVRFSKQNDLDSRFVSTAEELRGRRILVVDPNPTAREQISNFTLSFGMTPTLVASGPEALQELDGSAGQERVFDFAIVSEEMPHMDGAALARAIRSDRNLDRTKIVEIVSLARLGAVSRPDKPRTEGRLPRPVHRRDLETLLRELVAPTAQEDSGSSRSDGSSAGAFEVAQKRSRQARILLVEDNLINTMVAKGILSKLGYETETAAGGAEALQALAIRPFDLVLLDCQMPEMDGYEVARTIRAGGSGVLDRRVSIVAMTANVMPGDREKCLAAGMDDYIAKPLDPMDVSTKVKHWSGTRSL is encoded by the coding sequence ATGCAAACAAGCCTGACCAGAACAAATCGCGTGAAGTTCTTCAGCGAGAGGCCGGAGGCCATCCGACGTCTGATCTTGTTGCTGTATGCCCTGGTTGGCCCGCCGTTTTTGCTGGTCATGCACGTCTTGGCCAAGGCCGACCCGCTCCACGACGTGTTGGTCGTTTCGGTGTTCGTGCTGGTCACCACTGGTGCGCTGTGGGTGTTTCTACGTCGCCGTCCTTCGACGTGGGATTGGATCTATCCGGTTTCCTTGTCTCCCACAGTGTGCTGTTGTCTGGCCTTCATGGGAAGCCATCAGCAGGGGATCGCCTTTCTGGTGGTCATGATCGCCCCGATGATCTGGGCCGCCGCTCTTTTCCCGGCGCGGGTAGCTGTGGTTGGTTGGTGCGCCGCGTTCGCGGGCATCTTTTTGGCCTCCCTTCATACGAGCGAAAGCTACGGGGTCTCCTCCGCCAATGCTCTGGTGTTCGGGATCGTCTGCGCCTTGGTGGCGTGGGTCGTTTTCATGAAGGCATCCCACCTGCGATCCGTCATCGCCAAGCAGGAGGAGGTGGAGCAGCGATTGCGAGCGAGCGAGGAATCCTACAGAAACCAGTTCACCCACAATTCGTCCATCATGTTGCTGATCGATACGCAAAGCGGGGCGATCCTGGACGCGAATGACCGGGCGCAGGCCTTCTATGGATACTCGCACGAGGTGTTCGTTTCCCTGAACCTCCGCCAGATCAACACGATGAGTCCCGACGAAATCCGTGCGGTCATGGAGTCGGTCCCTGCCGAATCCGGGCGGCGGTTCGAGACGACGCACCGGGTATCGGATGGAACGACCCGCAGTGTGGAGGTTTCCAGCAGCCGCATCCAGTACGACGGCAGGATCGCCTTCCATGCCATCGTCACCGACATCACGGCGTTGAAGAAAACGACGGATCGACTCGTTTCCAACGAGGAGAATTTCCGGACCTTCTTCAATTCCGTCGAGGATCTGATCTTCGTGGCGGATCCATCGGGGATCATTTCCTTCACCAACGATGCGGTGGTGACCAAGCTTGGCTACAGTGCCCAAGAACTGAAGGGCATGCATGTCCTGGATGTGCGTCCGAAAGAGCTGCGACAAGAAGCGGAAGTCGTTTTCGCGGAGGTCTTCAAGAAATCGCGCGGGAGTTGCGCTTTGCCGTTGTGCAGGAAAAACGGATCCTGGCTTCCTGTGGAAACCCGGGTGTGGTTTGGCGAATGGGACGGAAAGGCTTGCGTCTTTTCCATCTCCAAGGATGTCAGCAAGGAGCTGGAATCGCAGAAACGCGTCAACCAAATCTTCCAGACCAATCCCGCGTTCATGGCGATATCGACAATACCTGACAGGATATTCATCGATGTGAACCAGGCATTCCTGGATGTGATGGGATACCAGCGAGACGAGATCCTGGGCAGATCGGCCAAAGAGCTGGGGCTGTTCGTCGACCCGGAGGAAAAGGCGGAGGATGGCTGGGAGCCTCTCCCGACCGGCAACCACAGGAACCTGGAAATCAAAGTGCGCGCCAAGGATGGCCGCATCCTCTACGGGTTGTTTTCCAGCCAGATCATCGAAAGCTCCGGACAGCAGTTCTTCTTGACGGTCATGGTGGACATCACGGCCAGGAAGCAGGCGGAAAAGACCTTGGAATCCACGGTCGCCGCCTTGAACGAGTCGACGGCCACCGCCCAGTCCCTCGCCGACCAGGCATTGATTTCCTCGAGGGCCAAAGGCGAATTCTTGGCCACCATGAGCCACGAGATCCGCACACCCATGAATGGGGTGATCGGCATGACGCACCTTCTGCTGCAGACCGATCTCACTGCCGAACAGGCGCGTCTGGCGCAGATGCTTCGGCAGAGCGGCGACGCTCTGGTGGAGATCATCGACGACATCCTCGACTACTCCAAGATCGAATCCGGCAAATTTCGTCTGGAGTCGCTGGACTTCGATCTGGAGTCGCTGATGGAAGGCTTTGCCGATTCGCTCTCGTTTCGGGCTGCCGAAAAGAACCTTTGCTGGACCTGCCTCGTCGCCAACGAGGTGCCGCTCGCGCTCCGGGGCGATCCGGGAAGATTGCGTCAAATTCTGACAAATCTGGCGGGGAACGCCATGAAGTTCACCTCCTTGGGCGAAGTGGCGGTGGCGGTGTCCGTTTGCGAGGAAACGCCGGAGGATGTCCTGCTCAGGTTTTCGGTCCGGGACACCGGCATCGGGATTCCCGCCGACAAGATCGACCTGCTGTTCGACAAGTTCACCCAGGTGGATTCTTCCACGAGCCGGAAATTCGGGGGGACGGGCCTCGGTTTGGCCATTTCCAAACAGCTGGCCACGATGATGGGTGGAGACATCGGAGTGAAAAGCGTCGAGGGACGGGGGTCGACGTTCTGGTTCACGGTGCGCTTTTCCAAGCAAAACGACCTGGATTCCAGGTTCGTCTCGACGGCGGAGGAACTGCGTGGTAGACGAATCCTGGTGGTCGATCCCAACCCGACCGCGCGTGAGCAGATCTCGAACTTCACCCTCTCCTTCGGGATGACGCCGACGCTGGTGGCCAGCGGTCCGGAGGCGTTGCAGGAGCTCGATGGGTCGGCGGGGCAGGAAAGGGTGTTCGACTTCGCGATCGTCAGCGAGGAAATGCCGCACATGGATGGGGCGGCCTTGGCCAGGGCGATTCGATCCGACAGGAATCTGGATCGAACAAAAATCGTCGAGATCGTGTCCTTGGCGCGATTGGGAGCGGTGTCCCGTCCGGACAAGCCAAGAACGGAAGGGCGATTGCCAAGGCCCGTGCATCGCAGGGATCTGGAAACGTTGCTGAGGGAATTGGTCGCGCCGACCGCGCAGGAGGATTCCGGTTCGTCCCGGTCGGACGGCAGTTCCGCGGGAGCCTTCGAGGTCGCGCAGAAGCGATCCCGGCAGGCCCGGATCCTGCTGGTCGAGGACAACCTGATCAATACCATGGTGGCCAAGGGGATCCTCTCGAAGCTCGGGTACGAAACCGAGACCGCGGCCGGCGGTGCGGAGGCCCTCCAAGCTCTCGCGATCCGGCCTTTCGATCTGGTCCTGTTGGATTGCCAGATGCCCGAAATGGACGGCTACGAAGTGGCCCGAACCATCCGAGCGGGAGGATCGGGGGTTCTGGACAGGCGGGTTTCGATCGTCGCCATGACCGCCAACGTGATGCCCGGCGATCGGGAAAAATGCCTAGCCGCCGGTATGGACGACTACATCGCCAAGCCTCTCGATCCGATGGATGTATCCACGAAGGTCAAACATTGGTCGGGGACGCGCAGCCTCTGA
- a CDS encoding DUF1801 domain-containing protein, producing MAKDSPKTIDEYIAAQPADIQKVLQKIRRLIAKTAPDASEAMAYGIPTFRRKGNLVHFAGFKSHIGFYPSPSGITAFREEIAQYKWAKGSVQFPLDQPIPYDLIERITRFRVREQDGTP from the coding sequence ATGGCCAAGGACAGCCCGAAGACCATCGACGAGTACATCGCGGCCCAGCCTGCGGACATCCAGAAGGTCCTGCAGAAGATCCGCCGCCTGATCGCGAAGACAGCCCCCGATGCCAGCGAGGCGATGGCCTACGGAATCCCCACCTTTCGGCGCAAAGGAAATCTGGTGCACTTCGCCGGCTTCAAATCCCACATCGGTTTCTACCCCTCCCCTTCCGGCATCACCGCCTTCCGCGAAGAGATCGCCCAATACAAGTGGGCCAAAGGGTCTGTGCAATTCCCTCTGGACCAGCCCATCCCGTACGATCTGATCGAGCGGATCACGCGGTTTCGGGTGAGGGAGCAGGACGGGACGCCGTAG
- a CDS encoding thioredoxin domain-containing protein — protein MTFANRLSGELSPYLLQHAHNPVAWQPWSDEAFDEAARRDVPVLVSIGYSACHWCHVMEHESFADKTTADHMNASMVCIKVDREERPDIDALYMEYLQRLTGHGGWPLNVFVTPERIPFYGGTYFPPRRRGGMPSWSEVVDGVCAAYQREKDNIQAKAEALAQELSADSRTESKRGPSAQEIEAGISRHILSLDPVWGGFPGAPKFPPHSFLSMCLAKAIGSPDQERLLRLTLDRIGQGGIRDHVGGGFARYSTDEQWIVPHFEKMLYDNAQLLGIYAHAACVLEEPRYARIARDTASWMRQELADPEGGYRCALDADSEGEEGAYYVWKWEELSEVLGDQLPDFARTWNCSPGGNFEGSNVLWRSGAEPAEPDLREDTWRSMLFTARQLREKPGLDDKVLASWNGLALAGLSIAGARLADDHLLRQARGVAKFCQRRLRHADGLWSVWKRGQAKNPGTLEDWAFLGDGLLELWLATQETPWLNGALDCADQILQRFSDPGSSTLRFADRSRRDLFAQVTPLHDNATPSGNGMAARLFARLGHLTGRDDLREAAQGIIDSCGDLPARFPRGYSSIADACRILSNHALLIHLDGPADDPEFQAMRGILQRGLRIPDVVVIGPSTDPGRPLRDGFAGSHPDATRPTAWICRGTECLAPIHTAEELRITLTQPSFGS, from the coding sequence ATGACATTCGCCAACCGCCTTTCCGGCGAGCTTTCTCCCTATCTGCTTCAGCACGCCCACAACCCGGTGGCCTGGCAACCCTGGTCCGACGAGGCCTTCGACGAGGCCGCGCGGCGCGATGTGCCGGTGCTGGTGTCCATCGGATACTCCGCCTGCCATTGGTGCCATGTGATGGAGCACGAATCGTTCGCGGACAAGACCACGGCCGACCACATGAACGCGAGCATGGTGTGCATCAAGGTGGATCGCGAGGAACGCCCCGACATCGACGCCCTCTACATGGAGTACCTCCAACGCCTGACCGGCCACGGCGGCTGGCCTTTGAACGTGTTCGTCACCCCCGAGCGGATCCCTTTCTACGGCGGCACCTATTTCCCGCCCCGGCGGCGCGGAGGCATGCCTTCGTGGAGCGAGGTGGTGGATGGCGTGTGCGCGGCCTACCAGCGGGAGAAGGACAACATCCAGGCCAAGGCGGAAGCCCTTGCACAAGAACTGTCCGCGGACTCCCGCACGGAATCGAAACGAGGCCCCTCCGCACAGGAGATCGAGGCGGGCATCTCACGCCACATTCTGTCATTGGACCCGGTGTGGGGAGGATTCCCCGGCGCCCCCAAGTTCCCTCCCCATTCGTTCCTGTCCATGTGCCTGGCCAAGGCGATCGGGTCGCCAGACCAGGAACGCCTCCTGCGTCTCACCTTGGATCGGATCGGCCAAGGCGGCATCCGCGACCACGTGGGCGGCGGCTTCGCGCGCTACTCCACCGACGAACAGTGGATCGTCCCCCACTTCGAGAAGATGCTCTACGACAACGCGCAACTGCTGGGAATCTACGCACACGCCGCGTGCGTTTTGGAGGAGCCCCGCTACGCGCGCATCGCCCGCGACACGGCATCCTGGATGCGACAGGAATTGGCGGATCCTGAAGGAGGCTACCGCTGCGCCCTGGACGCCGACAGCGAGGGCGAGGAGGGCGCCTACTACGTGTGGAAGTGGGAAGAGCTCTCCGAGGTCTTGGGCGACCAACTTCCCGACTTCGCCCGGACCTGGAACTGTTCGCCGGGCGGAAACTTCGAGGGCTCCAACGTGCTGTGGCGAAGCGGTGCCGAGCCCGCCGAGCCCGACCTCCGGGAAGACACTTGGCGATCGATGCTCTTCACGGCCCGCCAGTTGCGGGAAAAGCCGGGCCTGGACGACAAGGTCCTGGCCTCCTGGAACGGATTGGCGCTGGCGGGGCTTTCCATCGCGGGGGCCAGACTGGCCGACGATCACCTCCTGCGCCAGGCGCGCGGAGTGGCCAAGTTCTGTCAGCGCCGACTCAGGCACGCCGACGGCCTATGGAGCGTCTGGAAGCGCGGCCAGGCCAAGAATCCAGGTACCCTGGAAGATTGGGCGTTTTTGGGAGACGGCCTGCTGGAGCTGTGGTTGGCCACCCAGGAAACGCCTTGGCTGAACGGCGCATTGGACTGCGCCGACCAGATTCTCCAGCGCTTTTCCGATCCAGGCAGTTCCACCCTTCGATTCGCGGACAGATCCCGTAGAGACCTTTTCGCCCAGGTGACCCCGTTGCACGACAACGCCACGCCCAGCGGGAACGGCATGGCCGCGCGGTTGTTCGCCAGGCTAGGGCACCTGACCGGACGCGACGACCTCCGCGAGGCCGCCCAAGGAATCATCGATTCCTGCGGCGACCTCCCGGCACGCTTCCCTCGCGGTTATTCCAGCATCGCCGATGCCTGCCGTATTTTGTCCAACCATGCGCTGCTGATCCATCTGGACGGCCCGGCCGACGACCCCGAATTCCAAGCGATGCGGGGCATCCTGCAACGAGGCCTTCGCATCCCGGACGTGGTCGTGATCGGCCCCTCCACCGACCCTGGCAGGCCTCTGCGCGATGGGTTCGCCGGATCGCATCCGGACGCGACACGGCCCACCGCCTGGATCTGCCGGGGCACCGAATGCCTGGCACCGATCCATACCGCGGAAGAACTTCGCATCACCTTGACCCAACCGTCTTTCGGAAGCTAG
- a CDS encoding metallophosphoesterase: protein MRKLPYLLASMFAGSPLADTGMVGRWDFEDTLELSKATAGSPLRVAGSVGAIDGPSAGDRAIRIAKGSTLGLAHGLPVPVNEYSIVLDLRLPTDGSWRSLFQTNPRNTDDGDCFVQPDGSVGVMATGYSSPALFAGKWHRLAVSVKNGSSYVLYLDGRRILQGTPQEIDGRFSLADTLLLFADNDGETGIIDLARVSLHSRALDSSEVATMGSADPVATTISAGPWLQAVSDTSISILWETSTSARGWVEYGATPAMGSRADASLLPINAQKNVQRSRLRGLLPTTTYHYRVVSDTVRSSLHTFRTAPPNSSGRIRFGVWGDSHHLHPAKEMFAYMVDSLRVDFAVTTGDISNDGNDLADLQSIFLPLSLGAIGSHVPFFAALGNHDVGSYSAPRIRTYLDQPQAINSDPNGINGSYVTAYGPVALVTLDWNRLDTDIPGWLDRQLKSEFVHRFPYVFVFIHRAPYYERWQAAGEDAALQRLYPPVLEENGVQASFSGHMHGYERGFKNGTFYCTTGGSSYLDATEPIGTDYPFITVGAFEASPADFGLVNEFMTVDVDGNGAIARMHAFDGNGRSLGVLDSFEMKPRSTAIQHPARWGGHQISLRGRKLLVFSRNSREPPFRVRLLDAQGRSVLPNTSGSRELSLDLGKLRAGCYLAQVVGSSGRSEQAVCLP, encoded by the coding sequence ATGCGAAAACTCCCATACCTGCTGGCCTCGATGTTCGCCGGTTCGCCACTGGCCGACACCGGCATGGTGGGGCGTTGGGACTTCGAAGACACCCTCGAACTTTCCAAGGCCACGGCGGGCTCTCCCCTGCGCGTCGCGGGATCCGTGGGGGCGATCGACGGCCCCTCCGCAGGCGATCGCGCCATCCGCATCGCCAAGGGATCCACCCTGGGCCTCGCGCACGGATTGCCAGTTCCTGTCAACGAGTATTCCATCGTGCTCGATCTGCGGCTTCCTACCGACGGGTCCTGGCGAAGCCTCTTCCAGACCAACCCTCGCAACACCGACGACGGGGACTGCTTCGTGCAGCCGGATGGATCGGTGGGCGTCATGGCGACGGGGTACTCCTCTCCCGCCCTCTTCGCAGGCAAGTGGCACCGACTGGCCGTGTCGGTGAAAAACGGCTCCAGCTACGTGCTGTATCTGGATGGCCGCAGGATCCTGCAAGGCACTCCGCAGGAGATCGATGGACGATTCTCCCTCGCCGACACGCTCTTGTTGTTCGCCGACAACGATGGCGAAACGGGGATCATCGACCTGGCCCGGGTGAGCCTGCACTCCCGCGCGCTCGACTCCTCCGAGGTCGCCACGATGGGTTCGGCGGATCCCGTGGCGACGACAATTTCCGCAGGACCATGGCTGCAGGCGGTTTCCGACACGTCCATCAGCATTCTCTGGGAAACCTCCACTTCCGCACGTGGCTGGGTGGAATACGGCGCCACACCCGCAATGGGATCCCGCGCGGACGCCTCGCTCCTGCCGATCAACGCGCAGAAAAACGTCCAAAGATCCAGGCTCCGAGGACTTCTGCCCACGACCACCTACCATTACCGGGTCGTTTCCGACACCGTCCGTTCGTCCCTGCACACCTTCCGCACCGCGCCACCCAACAGCTCGGGGCGGATCCGGTTCGGGGTCTGGGGAGACAGCCACCACCTCCATCCGGCCAAGGAGATGTTCGCCTACATGGTGGACTCCCTTCGCGTGGATTTCGCCGTGACCACCGGCGACATTTCCAACGACGGCAACGATCTGGCCGATCTCCAATCCATCTTTCTTCCCCTATCCCTTGGCGCGATCGGAAGCCATGTGCCCTTCTTCGCCGCCTTGGGAAACCACGACGTGGGAAGCTACAGCGCGCCTCGGATCCGCACCTACCTGGATCAACCCCAGGCGATCAATTCCGACCCCAACGGAATCAACGGAAGCTACGTGACCGCCTACGGTCCGGTCGCATTGGTGACGCTGGATTGGAACCGACTGGACACCGACATCCCGGGATGGCTTGATCGCCAACTGAAGTCGGAATTTGTCCACAGATTCCCGTATGTGTTCGTGTTCATCCATCGCGCCCCGTACTACGAGCGCTGGCAAGCCGCCGGCGAAGACGCGGCCCTGCAACGACTCTATCCACCCGTGCTGGAAGAAAACGGCGTCCAGGCCAGCTTTTCCGGGCACATGCACGGCTACGAGCGCGGCTTCAAGAACGGAACCTTCTACTGCACCACCGGAGGATCCAGCTATCTGGACGCGACCGAGCCGATCGGAACGGATTACCCATTCATCACCGTCGGGGCCTTCGAAGCAAGTCCCGCCGATTTCGGACTCGTCAACGAATTCATGACGGTCGATGTGGACGGCAATGGTGCGATCGCCCGCATGCACGCCTTCGATGGCAACGGCCGCTCCCTGGGTGTCCTGGACAGCTTCGAGATGAAGCCTCGTTCCACCGCGATCCAGCACCCTGCACGGTGGGGCGGCCACCAGATCTCGCTGAGGGGGCGCAAGCTTCTCGTTTTTTCGCGGAATTCTCGCGAACCTCCCTTCCGAGTCCGATTGCTCGATGCCCAAGGCCGTTCCGTCCTGCCCAACACCAGCGGCTCCAGGGAACTCAGCCTGGACCTCGGCAAACTGCGCGCAGGCTGCTACCTCGCGCAGGTCGTCGGGTCGTCCGGCCGATCCGAGCAGGCCGTCTGCCTGCCCTGA